The following DNA comes from Kitasatospora sp. NBC_01287.
GGTCCGCGGTCGCGCGAGCGCCCGGTCGAAGACCGAGGCAAGCTCCAGCATGATCGGGTCGAGCTGGTCCGCGCGGTCCAACAGAGCCGCACCCGAGGACCGGAGCTCGGCGCTGATCCGGGACGCCACCGTTCGCGGGTTCACCACGGTCCAGAACAGGCCGTCCTGCTGCTTCAGCACCAGGCCGAGCGCCTGCAGACGGGCAAGGGCCGGGGTATCCGCCTCGGCCACCGCGGCCAGGCTGAACTGGCCGCCGCGTGCCGACAGCTCCAGGTACAGAGCTCGTGCCGCCGGGTCCAGCGCTCCGCCCGCCGGCCTCGGATGGGCCAGGTCCTCAGTCATCCGCCGTGCCTCTCATCTGCCATCCCAGCTGGAACAGCGTCCGTGCCTCGTACCGCTCGCGCAGCCGCGAGATCTGGGCCGCCACCGTGCGCTCGCTCAGCCGCAGTCGCGTCGCGATCCCCCGCTGGGTCAACCCCCGCGCCAGCAGGGCCACCAACTGGCCGTCGCCGGCCTCCGCGACCGGCTCCTCCCAGCGCACCCGCTCCGCCCGCGCCCAGTCCCGCTCGAAGCTGTGCACCACCAGCTCCACCAGCACCGGGTCCTCGATGAACGACGCCGCCTGGTAACCCCCGAAGCCGTCGACCACGGCAACGCGGCGGTCGAAGACGAGGGTCCGACGGAACGGCTCGTCCAGCAGCCGGATCCGGGCACCCAGCCGGGTCGCGTACGCGGCGTAGCCGACCGTGCCGCGATCGGTGCGGGCGCCGGGCTGGTAGATCGTCCGCTGGGCGATGCCGCGGTCGGTCATCTCCCGTGCCGCCGCGCGCATGCGCGGCAGGTACTCGGCCGGACGGGCGCCGCCCGGCTGCATCATGAGGATCTCCCGCGTGCACTCCTGGGTCAGCTGGATGATCCGCCGCTGGGTCTGCCGGATGTCCTCGACCTGCTGGATCGCGCCTTCGGCGTCCCGCGCGCGGGACGCCGACTCGTAGGCGCCGGCCAGCCCTGCCAGCACCGCGGAGGACTCCTCCGCCCGCAGCAGCAGACCGATACCGGCGGCGCGCAACCCGGAGCTGAGCGCGTCCGTCGCGCTCCGCGGGTCCAGTACCGCCCAGAACCGATCCTCCATCTGCTGCGCGACCAGCCCCGCCGCCACCAACTGCT
Coding sequences within:
- a CDS encoding LuxR family transcriptional regulator; protein product: MSERQPTPVVPDAVARALYLRLLAEGGVFRFADVAASDPGPLEQLVAAGLVAQQMEDRFWAVLDPRSATDALSSGLRAAGIGLLLRAEESSAVLAGLAGAYESASRARDAEGAIQQVEDIRQTQRRIIQLTQECTREILMMQPGGARPAEYLPRMRAAAREMTDRGIAQRTIYQPGARTDRGTVGYAAYATRLGARIRLLDEPFRRTLVFDRRVAVVDGFGGYQAASFIEDPVLVELVVHSFERDWARAERVRWEEPVAEAGDGQLVALLARGLTQRGIATRLRLSERTVAAQISRLRERYEARTLFQLGWQMRGTADD